The genomic DNA CCCCGTGGCATTGGGCAGAATGCCCGTGCCGCAGGTCACAGCGCTCCCGAGAGGCGAGACAGGGGGGCGGATGGCCGAGTGCGACCGATAAACTGTTCTCGGACGACGCCGGGCGCAGCCTCCGTCCCGTCCGCCAATGATCAGCCAGCAGCCGCTGCAACCCCAGGGAGCGTTGTGTCCCGTCGCCTGTTCACCTCGGAGTCCGTGACCGAGGGCCACCCCGACAAGATCGCTGACCAGATCAGCGACACCATTCTTGATGCGCTTCTGCGTGAGGACCCGACATCCCGGGTCGCCGTGGAGACGTTGATCACGACCGGCCTGGTGCACGTGGCCGGCGAGGTCACCACCAAGGCGTACGCACCGATCGCCCAGCTGGTCCGCGACAAGATCCTGGAGATCGGCTACGACTCGTCGAAGAAGGGCTTCGACGGAGCTTCCTGCGGCGTGTCGGTGTCGATCGGCTCGCAGTCCCCGGACATCGCGCAGGGTGTCGACACGGCGTACGAGAACCGGGTCGAGGGCGACGAGGACGAGCTGGACCGGCAGGGCGCGGGCGACCAGGGCCTGATGTTCGGCTACGCGACGGACGAGACGCCGACGCTGATGCCGCTGCCGATCCACCTCGCGCACCGTCTGTCGCACCGCCTGTCCGAGGTCCGCAAGAACGGCACGATCCCGTACCTGCGTCCCGACGGAAAGACCCAGGTCACCATCGAGTACGACGGCGACAAGGCGGTCCGTCTGGACACCGTGGTCGTCTCCTCGCAGCACGCCTCGGACATCGACCTGGACTCGCTCCTCGCCCCCGACATCCGCGAGTTCGTGGTGGAGCCGGAGCTGAAGGCGCTCCTCGACGACGGCATCAAGCTGGAGACCGAGGGCTACCGCCTCCTGGTCAACCCCACCGGCCGCTTCGAGATCGGCGGCCCGATGGGTGACGCCGGTCTCACCGGCCGCAAGATCATCATCGACACGTACGGCGGCATGGCCCGCCACGGCGGCGGTGCCTTCTCCGGCAAGGACCCGTCCAAGGTCGACCGCTCCGCCGCGTACGCGATGCGCTGGGTCGCGAAGAACGTGGTCGCCGCGGGTCTGGCGTCCCGCTGCGAGGTCCAGGTGGCGTACGCGATCGGCAAGGCCGAGCCGGTGGGCCTGTTCGTCGAGACCTTCGGCACCGCCAAGGTCGAGGCCGACAAGATCGAGCAGGCCATCGCGACGGTCTTCGACCTGCGCCCGGCCGCGATCATCCGCGACCTCGACCTGCTCCGCCCGATCTACTCCCAGACGGCGGCGTACGGCCACTTCGGCCGCGAGCTCCCCGACTTCACGTGGGAGCGGACGGACCGGGTGGACGCGCTGCGGACGGCTGTGGGGCTGTAACGGCCTGACGTTCTGTTTCGGAGCCCGGCATTCCCTCGGGGTGCCGGGCTCCGCCGTGTCGAGCGCCGGGTGCCGCGGCGGCCCGGATCGGGTACGCAAATGGCTGGCGGACCAAAGTGGCGTCTTCGTACGCTGGTGATCTCCCGGTGCGGAGGCCTCGGATACTTCGGTGGAGCGTGCTTCGGCGTGCTGTGAAACTTGGGACGAGCCGTGGCCGGATCGATCTCGGGAGGCCGACGACGCGGCCCGGTGCGACGGGTGCGGGTACTTCTGGGGTGTCTCCCTCGCAGGTTCGAATCCTGCTGCCGGTCCTGGACCGGTATGGCCGAGCGGTCCATGGCGGAAGCGCCCTTCGGGCGTGCGTGATCCGCAGCCGGACTGATCTCGGGCGCG from Streptomyces avermitilis MA-4680 = NBRC 14893 includes the following:
- the metK gene encoding methionine adenosyltransferase; its protein translation is MSRRLFTSESVTEGHPDKIADQISDTILDALLREDPTSRVAVETLITTGLVHVAGEVTTKAYAPIAQLVRDKILEIGYDSSKKGFDGASCGVSVSIGSQSPDIAQGVDTAYENRVEGDEDELDRQGAGDQGLMFGYATDETPTLMPLPIHLAHRLSHRLSEVRKNGTIPYLRPDGKTQVTIEYDGDKAVRLDTVVVSSQHASDIDLDSLLAPDIREFVVEPELKALLDDGIKLETEGYRLLVNPTGRFEIGGPMGDAGLTGRKIIIDTYGGMARHGGGAFSGKDPSKVDRSAAYAMRWVAKNVVAAGLASRCEVQVAYAIGKAEPVGLFVETFGTAKVEADKIEQAIATVFDLRPAAIIRDLDLLRPIYSQTAAYGHFGRELPDFTWERTDRVDALRTAVGL